The Pyrococcus horikoshii OT3 genome includes a window with the following:
- the purL gene encoding phosphoribosylformylglycinamidine synthase subunit PurL, whose product MFPQEEKLIRERLGREPNDVERAMLEVMWSEHVSYKSSRKWLKLLPTKNEHVVLGPGEDAGIIKFDDKTWIVIGIESHNHPSAVEPYGGAATGVGGIVRDILCMGARPIALLDPIRFGPLEKEKNRYLFEYVVKGISDYGNRIGVPTVGGETEFDESLDNYTLVNVACVGIMKPEHLVHSYVTEPGLKLIIVGNRTGRDGIHGVTFASEELSENAEEEDRSAVQIPDPFTEKLLIEATLEAVYTGKVRALKDLGGGGLTCAASEMVGKRGFGAIIYADKVLLREPGMTPLEVMISESQERMLFAVRPEDVEELARIFEKYELEWSVVGEVIEEPKFIVYWKGSKVAELPIDLLTEVPTIEWPMKEYKIEEEVGIPRISLQEAFEKVWRSPNIVAKRWIWEQYDHEVQGRTVVKPGFDSAVLKINEEYGIAITADGNPNHCYLNPYHGAMGLVAEVVRNLVSVGAKPLALVDNLNFASPERPEVYWSFAETVKGLADAAKAFNLAYVSGNVSFYNEIVDKPIKPTPVVAGVGKVKLSKIPKGPNKGDVVTLVGETKRELGGSELYRVLGIRKGIAPRVNLEVERKNAESILRLINASLVSFVHDLSRGGLLVALAEVAALFNVGMEVTIKTDMNPVEFAFSESHGRYLVVLPERKLEEAREITDLKVIGRIIGSNSFSVKINDEVLLWNLDKLKDVYWNTLYRLMD is encoded by the coding sequence ATGTTTCCCCAGGAGGAAAAGTTAATTCGTGAGAGACTTGGAAGGGAACCGAACGATGTTGAAAGGGCAATGCTTGAGGTAATGTGGAGTGAGCACGTCTCCTATAAGTCGAGCAGAAAATGGTTGAAGTTATTACCTACAAAAAACGAGCACGTTGTTTTGGGCCCAGGAGAGGATGCTGGAATAATTAAATTTGATGATAAAACTTGGATCGTAATTGGAATAGAGAGTCATAATCATCCTTCCGCTGTTGAACCCTATGGCGGTGCTGCCACTGGTGTTGGTGGAATAGTTAGGGATATTTTATGTATGGGGGCTAGGCCGATAGCTCTGCTCGACCCAATAAGGTTCGGCCCTTTGGAGAAGGAGAAGAACAGGTATCTCTTCGAATACGTGGTTAAGGGAATATCTGATTATGGAAACAGAATAGGAGTTCCCACTGTGGGAGGGGAGACTGAATTTGACGAAAGCTTAGACAACTACACTCTAGTTAACGTTGCTTGTGTTGGAATAATGAAACCTGAACACCTCGTCCACAGCTACGTAACAGAGCCGGGCTTAAAGCTAATCATAGTGGGAAATAGGACTGGAAGGGATGGCATTCATGGGGTCACCTTTGCTAGCGAAGAGTTAAGTGAAAATGCTGAAGAAGAAGATAGGTCAGCTGTCCAAATTCCAGATCCCTTTACGGAGAAGCTATTAATTGAGGCAACGCTTGAAGCTGTCTATACTGGAAAGGTTAGGGCCCTCAAGGATTTAGGTGGGGGAGGATTAACCTGTGCCGCTTCAGAGATGGTTGGGAAGAGAGGCTTTGGCGCAATAATTTATGCTGACAAAGTTCTCTTAAGGGAGCCTGGAATGACCCCTCTTGAAGTTATGATATCAGAAAGCCAGGAGAGAATGCTTTTCGCGGTAAGACCTGAAGATGTTGAAGAGCTTGCAAGGATCTTTGAGAAGTACGAGCTTGAGTGGAGCGTCGTTGGTGAGGTTATAGAGGAACCTAAATTCATAGTTTATTGGAAGGGAAGTAAAGTTGCGGAGCTTCCAATTGATCTACTAACGGAAGTTCCAACTATTGAGTGGCCAATGAAGGAATATAAAATTGAAGAGGAAGTTGGGATCCCTAGGATATCTCTTCAGGAGGCCTTTGAGAAGGTCTGGAGAAGTCCTAACATAGTAGCAAAGAGATGGATATGGGAACAATATGACCATGAAGTTCAGGGTAGGACTGTTGTGAAGCCTGGATTTGACTCTGCAGTGCTGAAGATAAATGAGGAATATGGGATCGCTATTACGGCAGATGGAAATCCGAATCATTGTTACTTGAATCCTTACCATGGTGCGATGGGCCTCGTCGCTGAAGTTGTAAGGAACCTAGTAAGTGTCGGTGCTAAACCTTTAGCCCTCGTAGATAATCTAAACTTTGCTTCCCCTGAAAGGCCAGAGGTTTACTGGAGCTTTGCTGAAACGGTGAAGGGATTAGCTGATGCTGCTAAGGCTTTTAACTTAGCTTACGTCAGCGGAAACGTTAGCTTTTACAATGAAATCGTTGATAAGCCGATAAAGCCTACCCCTGTAGTTGCAGGTGTTGGAAAGGTAAAGCTAAGTAAAATACCTAAGGGACCTAATAAGGGAGATGTTGTAACCTTGGTTGGGGAAACCAAGAGGGAGCTTGGGGGATCCGAGCTCTACAGGGTTCTCGGAATAAGGAAGGGTATTGCTCCCAGGGTAAATTTAGAGGTGGAGAGGAAAAATGCTGAAAGCATTTTAAGGCTTATAAATGCCTCTCTCGTTAGTTTCGTGCACGATTTATCTAGGGGAGGACTCCTTGTAGCATTAGCTGAGGTAGCTGCATTGTTCAACGTTGGGATGGAAGTTACTATTAAAACCGATATGAACCCTGTAGAGTTCGCGTTCAGTGAAAGTCATGGTAGATATCTAGTTGTTCTTCCAGAGAGGAAACTTGAAGAGGCTAGGGAGATAACGGATCTTAAGGTTATCGGAA